In Ignavibacteriales bacterium, one DNA window encodes the following:
- the coxB gene encoding cytochrome c oxidase subunit II, translating to MKIGISDYVNQVDNVFLFIVIISIIILVGVTVTMIYFVIKYNRKRHPIAENIEGNTMLEITWIAIPTILVVAMFYFGYTSFRTMRTIPKNAVVIHVQGQMWKWSFKYANGKKYDTLYVPVGKTIKLLLTSIDVNHAFYIPAFRLKEDVVPGRENYLAFTPDKVGTYDIACAEYCGLKHSYMYNKIHVIPQEEFKKWVNEKEVIK from the coding sequence ATGAAGATTGGTATTTCAGATTACGTAAACCAGGTAGACAATGTTTTTCTATTCATAGTAATCATTTCTATTATTATACTCGTAGGCGTTACAGTAACGATGATTTACTTTGTAATAAAGTATAATAGAAAGAGACATCCTATAGCTGAGAATATTGAAGGCAATACGATGTTGGAAATAACCTGGATTGCAATTCCAACAATTTTAGTAGTAGCAATGTTTTATTTTGGCTACACAAGTTTTAGAACGATGAGGACAATTCCAAAAAATGCGGTTGTAATTCACGTTCAGGGACAAATGTGGAAGTGGAGCTTTAAATATGCTAACGGAAAGAAATATGATACCTTATATGTTCCAGTTGGAAAGACAATCAAATTGTTACTAACATCAATTGATGTGAATCATGCTTTTTATATTCCTGCTTTCCGGCTTAAGGAAGATGTTGTACCGGGAAGAGAAAATTATTTGGCTTTTACTCCGGATAAGGTTGGAACTTACGATATAGCCTGTGCGGAATATTGCGGCTTAAAGCATTCATATATGTATAATAAAATTCATGTTATTCCGCAGGAAGAGTTTAAGAAGTGGGTGAATGAGAAAGAAGTTATTAAATAA
- a CDS encoding cytochrome C oxidase subunit IV family protein, whose protein sequence is MSNKESHTHIVGYGTYVFIWLTLLALTALTVTVSGIHFGNITLLIAIIIAIVKAGLVLNIFMHIKYDDVVFKVFVIVGTLTLVAIIVLTFSDYLFR, encoded by the coding sequence ATGAGCAATAAAGAATCTCATACTCATATAGTTGGTTACGGAACTTATGTTTTTATTTGGCTAACTCTGCTTGCGCTTACCGCACTTACTGTAACAGTTTCTGGAATTCATTTTGGAAATATTACATTGTTGATTGCTATTATAATTGCAATAGTTAAAGCAGGATTAGTTCTAAACATTTTTATGCATATCAAATATGATGATGTTGTTTTTAAGGTATTTGTTATTGTTGGCACATTAACTTTAGTTGCAATTATTGTTTTAACATTCTCAGATTATCTGTTCAGATGA